A single genomic interval of Candidatus Poribacteria bacterium harbors:
- a CDS encoding formate--tetrahydrofolate ligase translates to MEGYSVSLRPIEDVARSLGLRDDEYELRGRHIGKVKLSALTARQQQSDGRLILVTAITPTSAGEGKTLTSIGLGQGLTHIGKRTVVALRQPSLGPVFGVKGSAVGSGKSGVEPREAISIHFTGDIHAVGAAHNLLAAMLDNHLDKGNELRIDTNRIVYPRCIDMNDRSLRTVVVGHGGGQSGV, encoded by the coding sequence GTGGAGGGCTACTCGGTGTCGCTACGACCGATTGAGGATGTCGCGCGATCGCTGGGGCTTCGGGACGACGAATACGAGCTGCGTGGGCGGCACATCGGCAAAGTGAAGCTGTCAGCCCTCACGGCGCGTCAGCAACAGTCAGACGGCCGGCTCATCTTGGTCACGGCGATCACTCCGACGTCCGCTGGCGAGGGAAAAACGCTGACGTCCATCGGCTTGGGTCAGGGCTTGACGCACATTGGCAAGAGGACGGTGGTCGCCCTTCGCCAGCCGTCGCTGGGACCCGTCTTCGGCGTCAAGGGCAGCGCGGTCGGTAGCGGCAAGTCCGGGGTCGAGCCGCGTGAGGCGATCAGCATTCACTTCACCGGCGACATCCACGCCGTCGGAGCCGCCCACAACCTGCTCGCGGCGATGCTCGACAACCATCTCGACAAGGGGAACGAACTGCGGATCGACACGAACCGCATCGTGTATCCCCGGTGCATCGACATGAACGACCGGTCGCTGCGAACCGTCGTCGTCGGACACGGCGGCGGACAGAGCGGTGTC